The following are from one region of the Mannheimia granulomatis genome:
- a CDS encoding nitroreductase family protein — protein sequence MQTLDLLQRRRSNKKFGDKAPNAEQLEQILKAGLRVPDHGRLKPYHFVVIEKSGMPKLCEHFKAAVAEFNLSEEHLAKAEKLASRAPMIIGVVAKLDHNIAKVPAWEQMLSAGCATYAIQLAANALGFDTVWITNKWVNGSSLRTAFDCQEGDKIIALLMIGSPIEGENINLAAESENLDGFVSYIK from the coding sequence ATGCAAACATTAGATTTATTACAGCGTCGCCGTTCCAATAAAAAATTCGGTGATAAAGCCCCAAATGCAGAACAACTTGAACAAATTTTAAAAGCAGGCTTGCGTGTGCCTGACCACGGTCGCTTAAAGCCTTATCATTTCGTGGTCATTGAAAAAAGCGGAATGCCAAAACTTTGCGAACATTTCAAAGCTGCTGTGGCTGAATTCAATCTGAGCGAAGAGCATTTAGCAAAAGCAGAAAAATTAGCCTCCCGAGCGCCAATGATTATCGGTGTGGTAGCAAAATTAGACCATAACATTGCCAAAGTGCCGGCGTGGGAGCAGATGCTCTCTGCCGGCTGTGCGACTTACGCCATTCAACTTGCCGCCAATGCGTTAGGTTTTGATACAGTTTGGATCACAAACAAATGGGTAAACGGCTCTTCGCTTCGTACCGCTTTTGACTGCCAAGAGGGCGATAAAATCATTGCACTACTGATGATTGGCTCACCGATTGAGGGCGAAAACATCAACTTAGCCGCAGAAAGCGAAAACTTAGACGGTTTTGTCAGCTACATTAAATAA
- the sppA gene encoding signal peptide peptidase SppA, with protein sequence MFKVFNIFYRIFRCIRECVINLFFVLFILMLIPIFAFISEGTQSTKPIFTQGALRLNLEGYLADNREQFADFYRLIQSELGDSKSLKISTFDVVQAIRQAKDDPKITGLVLDLSALQNADFSSLDFVGNEIKHFKTSGKPVIAVGEQYSQKQYYLASFADEIYLNKAGAVELQGLSYSNTYFKALLDKIEAEPHIFRVGTYKSAVEPFIRDDMSPEAKQNAEGWLKDTWHKAVTTIAENRNITPQEIDLTPEVYIEKYKQAKGNDAEFALKQKWVTKLVSNQESQSMLISRFGKNPENSYNHVEFSDYLYELNDRFNNINKPKIAVINVEGEIMDGESDDSSVGSETVVKLLQKAREDSNVQGLLLRINSPGGSAMASEIIRQEVEEFQKAGKPVVASMGDIAASGGYWIAATSDKIIASPNTLTGSIGIFGLAVTFEKTAKKFGVTEDGIATSALAQKVGLKTLPKEQGEVLQIGIENGYERFLELVARGRKMSKEAVDKVAQGQVWSGNEALKHGLVDELGDFNTAYSTLSTLINQKRQTENQPEIEQLDLQWFVEEDNSLLGTLARDFKTQLQVKLVSWLDLPWIKKSAQQVDILSRFNDPKQMYLYCLNCGKID encoded by the coding sequence ATGTTTAAAGTTTTTAATATTTTTTATCGCATTTTCCGATGCATTAGAGAGTGTGTTATCAACCTCTTTTTTGTGCTTTTTATCTTAATGCTTATACCGATTTTTGCCTTTATTTCAGAGGGTACACAATCGACAAAGCCTATTTTTACTCAAGGGGCATTACGTCTAAATTTAGAGGGATATTTAGCGGATAATCGTGAACAATTTGCCGATTTTTATCGCTTGATACAATCTGAATTAGGTGATAGCAAGTCGCTTAAAATTTCTACTTTTGATGTAGTGCAAGCCATTAGGCAAGCTAAAGATGACCCTAAAATTACCGGATTAGTGCTGGATTTAAGTGCGTTGCAAAATGCGGATTTTTCCTCTTTGGATTTTGTTGGCAATGAAATTAAGCATTTTAAAACATCCGGTAAGCCGGTAATTGCAGTAGGCGAGCAATATTCGCAAAAGCAATATTATTTAGCTTCTTTTGCTGATGAAATTTACCTTAACAAAGCTGGTGCCGTTGAGCTACAAGGCTTAAGCTATTCCAATACTTACTTTAAAGCTTTGCTCGACAAAATTGAGGCTGAGCCACATATTTTCCGTGTCGGCACTTATAAATCTGCAGTTGAACCCTTTATCCGAGATGATATGTCTCCTGAGGCTAAACAAAATGCTGAAGGTTGGCTGAAAGATACTTGGCATAAAGCGGTAACAACCATTGCAGAAAACCGCAATATTACTCCCCAAGAAATTGACTTAACCCCAGAGGTTTATATTGAAAAATATAAGCAAGCCAAAGGTAACGACGCTGAGTTTGCTCTTAAGCAAAAGTGGGTAACGAAATTGGTGTCTAACCAAGAAAGCCAAAGTATGTTAATTTCCCGGTTTGGTAAAAACCCAGAAAACAGCTACAACCACGTTGAATTTAGCGATTATCTTTATGAGCTAAATGACCGCTTTAATAATATAAATAAACCTAAAATTGCGGTAATAAATGTGGAAGGCGAGATTATGGATGGCGAGAGTGATGACTCCAGCGTAGGAAGTGAAACTGTGGTGAAATTACTACAAAAAGCCCGAGAGGATAGCAATGTTCAAGGCTTGTTGTTGCGTATTAACAGCCCAGGTGGTAGCGCAATGGCATCGGAAATTATCCGCCAAGAAGTCGAAGAATTTCAAAAAGCGGGTAAACCTGTCGTAGCTTCAATGGGTGACATTGCAGCTTCGGGAGGATATTGGATTGCCGCGACCAGCGATAAAATTATTGCCAGCCCAAACACGCTCACCGGTTCTATCGGTATTTTCGGTTTAGCGGTCACTTTTGAGAAAACAGCGAAAAAATTTGGTGTAACTGAAGATGGCATTGCGACTTCTGCTTTAGCTCAGAAAGTTGGGTTAAAAACCTTACCAAAAGAGCAGGGAGAAGTGTTACAAATTGGCATTGAAAACGGATATGAACGCTTTTTGGAATTGGTTGCCCGTGGCAGAAAAATGTCAAAAGAAGCCGTAGATAAAGTCGCTCAAGGCCAAGTTTGGTCTGGTAATGAGGCCTTAAAACATGGATTAGTGGATGAGTTAGGTGATTTTAATACCGCCTATTCGACGCTATCTACTTTAATTAATCAAAAACGTCAGACGGAAAATCAGCCTGAAATCGAGCAATTGGATTTACAATGGTTTGTTGAAGAAGATAACAGTCTGTTAGGCACTCTAGCCCGCGATTTTAAAACTCAGTTACAGGTGAAATTAGTGAGCTGGCTTGATTTACCATGGATTAAAAAATCAGCCCAACAAGTTGATATACTCTCACGATTTAATGATCCAAAACAGATGTATCTCTACTGTTTAAATTGTGGGAAAATAGATTAG